The following are from one region of the Dermacentor albipictus isolate Rhodes 1998 colony chromosome 5, USDA_Dalb.pri_finalv2, whole genome shotgun sequence genome:
- the LOC139060318 gene encoding uncharacterized protein produces MEALQTKPNINGLYLTNVDNDFTFYHGKANPDRKLADEFRRLQSHKLDTITAKCLAMTEQPHYLLISALNVRSLAAHAKDVHHDHILRHSSVLCFAETWMDPEEPLEIIDFLYCCGARRDHNRAAGVAIYLRTGLSAIPVEMFGTSHEVGELCAAKLPNGLLVVAAYFAPTALTKDVVHFLQLALTVHRSTPMLVVGDFNVDITTNSNFLTPMRENIPFLSLVTRPTAVTTSRGTCIDLVFENQALVYQVEHISVYFSDHKASFMTVKNC; encoded by the exons ATGGAGGCTCTCCAGACGAAGCCAA ACATCAACGGACTCTACCTGACCAATGTTGACAACGACTTCACATTCTACCACGGAAAAGCCAATCCGGACAGAAAGCTAGCCGATGAATTTCGTCGGTTGCAGTCCCACAAACTTGACACCATCACCGCCAAGTGCCTCGCCATGACTGAACAGCCGCACTACTTGTTGATCTCCGCTCTTAACGTACGCTCCCTTGCCGCACATGCCAAGGACGTACACCACGATCACATTCTGCGCCATTCCTCTGTACTTTGCTTTGCTGAAACCTGGATGGATCCCGAAGAGCCTCTCGAAATCATAGATTTCCTATACTGCTGTGGTGCTCGCAGAGACCACAACAGAGCGGCGGGAGTCGCTATCTACTTGCGCACAGGTCTCTCTGCAATACCAGTCGAAATGTTTGGCACGTCACATGAAGtcggcgaactgtgcgccgcaaagttgcccaacggcttgctggtagtagctgcctacttcgcccctaccgcactcacgaaagacgtcgtgcacttcctgcaactcgcattaaccgtccatcgatccacaccgatgttagtagtgggggactttaatgttgacataacgacaaacagcaatttcctaacacctatgcgggagaacatcccgttcctctcgctcgtaacgcgtcccacggctgtgacaacctcgcgaggcacttgtatagatctcgtctttgagaatcaagcattggtgtaccaagtcgaacatatatcagtctatttctccgaccacaaagcttccttcatgactgtcaagaactgttag